In Nitrospirota bacterium, the DNA window GGCAGTATCGCTCTGTTGCTCGGGCTGCTGACGCGCTTCACGGCGGCGAGTTTCATCGTGATCATGCTTGGCGCCATCACCACCTCGCATCTCCCGAACGGATTCTTCATGAACTGGTTCGGGAAACAGGCAGGCGAAGGGTATGAGTATCATCTCTTGGTGATCGGTATCGGCCTCGCATTGGTCATGACGGGCGCTGGGAAATGGTCAATGGATCGATTCATTGCGGACAAGGTCTGAAAAGAAATGATGGCGGCGGTGGAGGACTTACGAGAGGAGGCGGAACCATGAACGGAATCGGGATACAGTCCACCAAAGTCGATATCCGTCGAGCTCAGGAGCGTTTC includes these proteins:
- a CDS encoding DoxX family protein, with the protein product MRQLFYTDNSWAGLILRLTLGLVMFPHGAQKLLGWYGGFGFAGTMGFFTETMHLPWIVAFLVIVGESFGSIALLLGLLTRFTAASFIVIMLGAITTSHLPNGFFMNWFGKQAGEGYEYHLLVIGIGLALVMTGAGKWSMDRFIADKV